In the genome of Pseudomonadota bacterium, one region contains:
- a CDS encoding PAS domain S-box protein, protein MRFSLFSKLLVGFLLVAMIPLGFGIVMFSQVIFKSQQLRLQELGQARLEVAENIIAERIGSIDRELRFLSQRLEGEVADQHFLRYPYEKNKEILKIIAADSKDRVQASLFRYGYIADETKVPHREFGGDRLISFVSWNQEPQLQIIYPLHDPLTSENLGTLRAEISLKNLFAELADYHPFSNSGQLYIVAETGKIVSHPDINLVLTAENVTGLPVVAAIMKGKTFAFAEYQDLDGQPVVGIARKISGIPLLVVNEIPRDQAYFLLHKLKKNFLFAFASALLLVLLTAWIIARSITRSMARLTAGTKQITDGDLDFSLTDFPRDEVGNLADHFNRMVTALKEDRNSRQLAEENLRLSEQRYRTITDFAYDMECWRDPAGKFLFVSPSCEELTGYAPAEFLADYRLMRKLVLPEDHHIFIGHRHEVTAEGRFLPIEFRIRRKDGKVRWFEHICRPVTGVDGENLGIRGSNRDITDRKRVEEILAAERERLAVTLRSIGDGVITVDTHGRVVMINLEAERMTGWDHEQAVGRPLAEIFIIIDENSRDIRENPVDQVLASDRPAELANGTVLVAHDGSELVIGDSAAPIVDQQGEVIGVVLVFRDLTEKQRLQNELLKAEKIKSVGLLAGGIAHDFNNLLQGIGGNLALARLGKSLPTEVDHKLEEAEKAVQRAAGLTQQLLTFSRGGAPVTKEVQLPELISESVSFALRGSMVKPIFNIAADLHLAVVDTGQISQVIHNLVLNADQAMPDGGEIEITAENIQVETEGEVETLSPGEYVKLTVRDQGSGIPREIMAQIFDPYFSTKDEGRGLGLASCYSIIKNHHGLLTAFSKPGAGATFLFYLPAARGCIEANNEKKEEVSLEKGSAKILVMDDDVVIQEILAEMLEFAGYESEITADGQQAVKAYQQAMVEGQPFAVVIADLTVPGGMGGEELMTALLKIDPLAKGIVSSGYSHDPVMADFAGYGFKAVIGKPYKMEELTQVLHEVLQGKGERRKVKGER, encoded by the coding sequence ATGAGGTTCAGTCTGTTCAGTAAACTGTTGGTCGGTTTTTTGCTGGTGGCCATGATCCCCCTGGGATTTGGGATAGTCATGTTTTCACAGGTAATTTTTAAGTCTCAACAGTTGAGATTACAGGAACTTGGCCAGGCCAGGCTGGAGGTGGCGGAGAATATCATTGCTGAAAGAATTGGTTCGATCGATCGTGAGCTTCGCTTTCTGAGTCAACGGCTTGAGGGGGAGGTTGCTGACCAGCACTTTTTGCGCTACCCCTATGAGAAAAATAAAGAGATTCTGAAAATTATAGCTGCTGATTCAAAAGATCGGGTCCAGGCATCCTTGTTCCGCTATGGTTATATTGCTGATGAAACTAAAGTTCCTCACAGGGAATTTGGTGGCGATCGTCTGATTTCATTTGTAAGCTGGAACCAGGAGCCGCAACTGCAGATTATCTATCCGCTCCATGATCCGTTAACCAGTGAGAATCTTGGAACCTTGCGGGCTGAAATCAGCTTGAAGAATCTCTTTGCCGAGCTTGCTGATTACCATCCTTTCAGTAACAGTGGACAACTTTACATTGTGGCTGAAACCGGAAAAATTGTTTCCCATCCTGATATTAATCTGGTGTTGACGGCAGAAAATGTGACCGGATTGCCGGTGGTTGCCGCGATTATGAAGGGTAAAACCTTTGCTTTTGCCGAATATCAGGACTTAGATGGCCAGCCGGTAGTGGGTATAGCCCGGAAAATTTCCGGCATCCCGCTGCTGGTAGTGAATGAAATTCCCCGGGATCAGGCCTATTTTCTGCTTCATAAGTTGAAAAAAAACTTTTTATTTGCCTTTGCCTCAGCTCTGCTGTTGGTGCTCCTGACTGCCTGGATTATTGCCCGTTCCATTACCCGGTCCATGGCCAGGTTAACTGCCGGAACCAAACAGATTACCGATGGCGATCTGGATTTTTCCTTGACTGACTTCCCCCGTGATGAAGTGGGAAATCTTGCCGATCATTTCAACCGGATGGTGACGGCATTGAAAGAAGATCGCAATAGCCGTCAGTTGGCCGAGGAGAATCTTCGTCTCAGTGAACAGCGCTACCGGACGATAACTGATTTTGCCTATGATATGGAGTGCTGGCGGGATCCTGCGGGGAAATTCCTTTTTGTCTCGCCCTCATGTGAAGAATTGACCGGCTACGCCCCGGCTGAATTTCTAGCGGATTACCGGCTGATGCGTAAGCTGGTGCTGCCTGAAGATCACCATATTTTTATCGGTCACCGGCATGAGGTCACAGCAGAGGGACGTTTTCTGCCGATTGAATTTCGCATTCGGCGGAAGGATGGCAAGGTTCGCTGGTTTGAACATATCTGTCGGCCGGTAACCGGTGTTGATGGTGAGAACCTGGGAATTCGCGGCAGCAACCGTGATATCACCGACCGTAAACGGGTGGAAGAGATTCTGGCGGCTGAACGGGAGCGGCTGGCGGTTACCTTGCGCAGTATTGGTGACGGGGTGATTACCGTTGATACCCATGGCCGGGTGGTCATGATTAATCTGGAAGCGGAACGTATGACCGGCTGGGATCATGAACAGGCGGTTGGGCGTCCGCTGGCTGAAATTTTCATCATTATTGATGAAAATTCAAGAGATATTCGGGAAAATCCGGTGGATCAGGTGCTTGCTTCCGACCGACCGGCGGAACTAGCCAATGGTACGGTTCTGGTTGCCCATGATGGCAGCGAGCTGGTGATTGGTGACAGTGCCGCCCCTATTGTCGACCAGCAGGGCGAGGTTATCGGAGTGGTGTTGGTCTTTCGCGATTTGACGGAAAAACAGCGGTTGCAGAATGAATTGCTGAAAGCGGAAAAGATTAAATCCGTTGGCCTGCTGGCCGGCGGGATTGCCCATGATTTCAATAATCTGCTCCAGGGAATCGGTGGCAACCTGGCGCTGGCCCGTCTTGGAAAGTCGTTGCCGACTGAGGTTGACCACAAACTTGAAGAGGCGGAAAAAGCGGTCCAGCGGGCTGCCGGTCTCACCCAGCAGCTGCTGACCTTTTCCCGGGGCGGGGCGCCGGTTACTAAAGAGGTGCAGTTGCCGGAGCTTATCAGTGAATCAGTAAGCTTTGCCTTGCGTGGTTCCATGGTAAAACCCATTTTCAACATTGCCGCTGATCTTCATTTGGCGGTTGTTGATACCGGCCAGATCAGCCAGGTCATCCATAATCTGGTGCTTAATGCCGATCAGGCAATGCCTGACGGTGGTGAAATTGAGATCACCGCGGAAAATATTCAGGTGGAAACCGAGGGAGAGGTGGAAACACTGTCGCCCGGTGAGTATGTAAAACTTACAGTTCGTGATCAGGGATCCGGAATTCCCCGGGAAATTATGGCGCAGATATTTGACCCTTATTTCAGCACCAAGGATGAAGGACGGGGATTGGGCCTGGCATCCTGCTATTCGATTATCAAAAACCATCATGGTTTGCTGACTGCTTTCTCAAAACCGGGAGCAGGGGCGACGTTTCTATTTTATCTGCCGGCGGCCAGAGGTTGTATTGAAGCAAACAATGAGAAAAAGGAGGAGGTTAGTCTGGAAAAGGGGTCAGCAAAAATCCTGGTGATGGATGATGATGTGGTAATCCAGGAGATTCTTGCTGAGATGCTGGAATTTGCCGGTTATGAGTCCGAGATTACCGCTGACGGGCAACAGGCTGTCAAAGCTTACCAGCAGGCCATGGTAGAAGGTCAACCCTTTGCCGTGGTGATTGCCGATTTAACCGTACCCGGGGGAATGGGGGGGGAAGAACTGATGACCGCCTTATTGAAAATCGATCCGCTGGCGAAAGGAATTGTTTCCAGCGGCTACTCCCATGATCCGGTAATGGCCGATTTCGCCGGTTACGGCTTTAAAGCGGTGATCGGCAAGCCTTATAAAATGGAAGAGTTGACCCAGGTACTCCATGAGGTGTTGCAGGGGAAAGGAGAAAGGAGAAAGGTGAAAGGAGAAAGGTGA